One segment of Takifugu rubripes chromosome 5, fTakRub1.2, whole genome shotgun sequence DNA contains the following:
- the smurf2 gene encoding E3 ubiquitin-protein ligase SMURF2 isoform X1, whose amino-acid sequence MSNQGVRRNGPVKLRLTVLCAKNLAKKDFFRLPDPFAKVVVDGSGQCHSTDTVRNTLDPKWNQHYDLYIGKSDSITISVWNHKKIHKKQGAGFLGCVRLLSNAINRLKDTGYQRLDLNKLSPNDSDTVRGQIVVSLQSRDRIGTGGPVVDCSRLFDNDLPDGWEERRTASGRIQYLNHITRTTQWDRPTRPASEYSSPGRPLSCIVDENTPITTNGATPTTALPVTANDQRAQERRARSQRHRNYMSRTHLHTPPDLPEGYEQRTTQQGQVYFLHTQTGVSTWHDPRVPRDLSNINCEELGPLPPGWEIRNTATGRVYFVDHNNRTTQFTDPRLSANLHLVLNPSTNASRPGVESQNISRQSQSKDQAQQALVSPSQLPEEGECLTVPKYKRDLVQKLKILRQELSQHQPQAGHCRIEVSREEIFEESYRQVMKMRPKDLWKRLMVKFRGEEGLDYGGVAREWLYLLSHEMLNPYYGLFQYSRDDIYTLQINPDSAVNPEHLSYFHFVGRIMGMAVFHGHYIDGGFTLPFYKQLLGKSITLDDMESVDPDLHNSLVWILDNDITGVLDHTFCVEHNAYGEIVQHELKPNGKSIPVTQDTKKEYVRLYVNWRFLRGIEAQFLALQKGFNEVIPQHLLKAFDEKELELIVCGLGKIDINDWKTNTRLKHCTPDSNIVKWFWKAVESFDEERRARLLQFVTGSSRVPLQGFKALQGAAGPRLFTIHQIDASTNNLPKAHTCFNRIDIPPYEHYDKLYDKLLTAIEETCGFAVE is encoded by the exons TACTTTGTGCCAAAAACCTAGCGAAGAAAGACTTCTTTC GCCTCCCAGACCCATTTGCCAAGGTTGTTGTGGATGGTTCAGGGCAATGCCACTCTACAGACACTGTGAGGAACACACTTGACCCTAAGTGGAATCAACACTATGACCT ATATATAGGGAAATCTGACTCCATCACTATCAGTGTTTGGAACCACAAGAAGATTCACAAGAAACAGGGAGCTGGGTTCCTTGGCTGTGTTCGCCTCCTGTCAAATGCTATCAACCGCCTTAAAGACACAGGCT ATCAGAGACTAGACTTGAACAAGCTAAGCCCCAATGACAGTGATACAGTTAGAGGCCAAATAGTGG TGAGTTTGCAGTCAAGGGACCGGATAGGCACAGGAGGCCCTGTGGTGGATTGCAGTCGGCTCTTTGACAATGACCTTCCAGATGG gtgggaggagaggagaacagcatCTGGAAGAATACAGTACTTGAACCATATTACACGCACCACACAGTGGGACAGGCCTACAAG ACCGGCATCAGAATACTCCAGTCCTGGCAGGCCTCTCAGCTGCATTGTAGATGAAAATACGCCCATTACAACCAATGGCGCCACGCCCACGACAGCATTACCAGTCACTGCCAATGACCAGCGGGCTCAGGAGAGACGGGCTCGTTCCCAGAGGCATCGTAACTACATGAGTAGAACCCACCTGCACACACCCCCAGACCTTCCAGAGGGATATG agcagaggacaacacagcaAGGTCAAGTGTATTTTCTTCATACACAGACAGGTGTAAGCACATGGCATGACCCTAGAGTACCAAG AGATCTTAGTAATATTAACTGTGAGGAACTAGGTCCTTTACCCCCTGGCTGGGAAATTCGGAATACAGCTACTGGAAGAGTATATTTTGTTGACCACAACAACCGGACCACACAATTTACAGACCCACGTCTCTCTGCCAATCTGCATTTAGTTTTAAA TCCAAGCACCAATGCTTCTCGGCCAGGTGTTGAAAGTCAGAATATCAG TCGTCAGTCGCAGTCGAAGGATCAGGCCCAGCAGGCACTGGTTTCCCCCAGTCAGCTTCCAGAAGAGGGAGAATGTCTCACAGTGCCCAAATACAAGAGAGATCTAGTCCAGAAGCTAAAGATTCTCCGCCAGGAACTGTCACAGCACCAGCCTCAGGCAGGCCACTGCCGTATTGAGGTGTCCCGTGAGGAGATCTTTGAG GAATCTTACAGACAGGTGATGAAAATGAGACCTAAGGACTTATGGAAGAGGTTAATGGTGAAGTtcaggggagaggagggactTGATTATGGAGGAGTGGCCAG GGAATGGCTCTATCTGCTATCACATGAGATGCTGAACCCATATTATGGCCTGTTCCAGTACTCGCGTGATGACATTTACACTCTGCAGATAAACCCTGACTCAGCTGTCAACCCT GAGCATTTATCATATTTTCACTTTGTGGGACGTATAATGGGGATGGCGGTGTTCCATGGCCACTACATAGATGGTGGTTTTACCCTTCCCTTCTATAAGCAACTGCTGGGTAAATCCATCACCCTTGATGACATGGAGTCTGTGGACCCTGATCTGCACAACAGCCTTGTGTGGATTCT GGACAATGACATCACAGGTGTGCTGGACCACACCTTTTGTGTTGAACACAATGCTTACGGAGAGATTGTGCAGCATGAGTTGAAGCCCAATGGAAAGAGCATCCCTGTCACACAGGACACTAAGAAGGAGTATGTCCGGCTTTATGTCAACTGGCGTTTCCTGCGTGGTATTGAGGCACAGTTTCTTGCCCTGCAGAAGGGGTTCAATGAAGTCATCCCCCAACACTTGCTAAAGGCTTTTGATGAAAAGGAGCTTGAG CTTATCGTGTGTGGCTTGGGTAAAATTGACATAAACGACTGGAAGACCAACACTCGACTCAAACATTGCACACCAGACAGCAACATTGTGAAGTGGTTTTGGAAAGCTGTGGAATCGTTTGATGAGGAGCGTAGAGCCCGACTTTTGCAGTTTGTCACAGGATCGTCCAGGGTTCCACTGCAAGGCTTCAAGGCTCTCCAAG
- the smurf2 gene encoding E3 ubiquitin-protein ligase SMURF2 isoform X2: MSNQGVRRNGPVKLRLTGLPDPFAKVVVDGSGQCHSTDTVRNTLDPKWNQHYDLYIGKSDSITISVWNHKKIHKKQGAGFLGCVRLLSNAINRLKDTGYQRLDLNKLSPNDSDTVRGQIVVSLQSRDRIGTGGPVVDCSRLFDNDLPDGWEERRTASGRIQYLNHITRTTQWDRPTRPASEYSSPGRPLSCIVDENTPITTNGATPTTALPVTANDQRAQERRARSQRHRNYMSRTHLHTPPDLPEGYEQRTTQQGQVYFLHTQTGVSTWHDPRVPRDLSNINCEELGPLPPGWEIRNTATGRVYFVDHNNRTTQFTDPRLSANLHLVLNPSTNASRPGVESQNISRQSQSKDQAQQALVSPSQLPEEGECLTVPKYKRDLVQKLKILRQELSQHQPQAGHCRIEVSREEIFEESYRQVMKMRPKDLWKRLMVKFRGEEGLDYGGVAREWLYLLSHEMLNPYYGLFQYSRDDIYTLQINPDSAVNPEHLSYFHFVGRIMGMAVFHGHYIDGGFTLPFYKQLLGKSITLDDMESVDPDLHNSLVWILDNDITGVLDHTFCVEHNAYGEIVQHELKPNGKSIPVTQDTKKEYVRLYVNWRFLRGIEAQFLALQKGFNEVIPQHLLKAFDEKELELIVCGLGKIDINDWKTNTRLKHCTPDSNIVKWFWKAVESFDEERRARLLQFVTGSSRVPLQGFKALQGAAGPRLFTIHQIDASTNNLPKAHTCFNRIDIPPYEHYDKLYDKLLTAIEETCGFAVE; this comes from the exons GCCTCCCAGACCCATTTGCCAAGGTTGTTGTGGATGGTTCAGGGCAATGCCACTCTACAGACACTGTGAGGAACACACTTGACCCTAAGTGGAATCAACACTATGACCT ATATATAGGGAAATCTGACTCCATCACTATCAGTGTTTGGAACCACAAGAAGATTCACAAGAAACAGGGAGCTGGGTTCCTTGGCTGTGTTCGCCTCCTGTCAAATGCTATCAACCGCCTTAAAGACACAGGCT ATCAGAGACTAGACTTGAACAAGCTAAGCCCCAATGACAGTGATACAGTTAGAGGCCAAATAGTGG TGAGTTTGCAGTCAAGGGACCGGATAGGCACAGGAGGCCCTGTGGTGGATTGCAGTCGGCTCTTTGACAATGACCTTCCAGATGG gtgggaggagaggagaacagcatCTGGAAGAATACAGTACTTGAACCATATTACACGCACCACACAGTGGGACAGGCCTACAAG ACCGGCATCAGAATACTCCAGTCCTGGCAGGCCTCTCAGCTGCATTGTAGATGAAAATACGCCCATTACAACCAATGGCGCCACGCCCACGACAGCATTACCAGTCACTGCCAATGACCAGCGGGCTCAGGAGAGACGGGCTCGTTCCCAGAGGCATCGTAACTACATGAGTAGAACCCACCTGCACACACCCCCAGACCTTCCAGAGGGATATG agcagaggacaacacagcaAGGTCAAGTGTATTTTCTTCATACACAGACAGGTGTAAGCACATGGCATGACCCTAGAGTACCAAG AGATCTTAGTAATATTAACTGTGAGGAACTAGGTCCTTTACCCCCTGGCTGGGAAATTCGGAATACAGCTACTGGAAGAGTATATTTTGTTGACCACAACAACCGGACCACACAATTTACAGACCCACGTCTCTCTGCCAATCTGCATTTAGTTTTAAA TCCAAGCACCAATGCTTCTCGGCCAGGTGTTGAAAGTCAGAATATCAG TCGTCAGTCGCAGTCGAAGGATCAGGCCCAGCAGGCACTGGTTTCCCCCAGTCAGCTTCCAGAAGAGGGAGAATGTCTCACAGTGCCCAAATACAAGAGAGATCTAGTCCAGAAGCTAAAGATTCTCCGCCAGGAACTGTCACAGCACCAGCCTCAGGCAGGCCACTGCCGTATTGAGGTGTCCCGTGAGGAGATCTTTGAG GAATCTTACAGACAGGTGATGAAAATGAGACCTAAGGACTTATGGAAGAGGTTAATGGTGAAGTtcaggggagaggagggactTGATTATGGAGGAGTGGCCAG GGAATGGCTCTATCTGCTATCACATGAGATGCTGAACCCATATTATGGCCTGTTCCAGTACTCGCGTGATGACATTTACACTCTGCAGATAAACCCTGACTCAGCTGTCAACCCT GAGCATTTATCATATTTTCACTTTGTGGGACGTATAATGGGGATGGCGGTGTTCCATGGCCACTACATAGATGGTGGTTTTACCCTTCCCTTCTATAAGCAACTGCTGGGTAAATCCATCACCCTTGATGACATGGAGTCTGTGGACCCTGATCTGCACAACAGCCTTGTGTGGATTCT GGACAATGACATCACAGGTGTGCTGGACCACACCTTTTGTGTTGAACACAATGCTTACGGAGAGATTGTGCAGCATGAGTTGAAGCCCAATGGAAAGAGCATCCCTGTCACACAGGACACTAAGAAGGAGTATGTCCGGCTTTATGTCAACTGGCGTTTCCTGCGTGGTATTGAGGCACAGTTTCTTGCCCTGCAGAAGGGGTTCAATGAAGTCATCCCCCAACACTTGCTAAAGGCTTTTGATGAAAAGGAGCTTGAG CTTATCGTGTGTGGCTTGGGTAAAATTGACATAAACGACTGGAAGACCAACACTCGACTCAAACATTGCACACCAGACAGCAACATTGTGAAGTGGTTTTGGAAAGCTGTGGAATCGTTTGATGAGGAGCGTAGAGCCCGACTTTTGCAGTTTGTCACAGGATCGTCCAGGGTTCCACTGCAAGGCTTCAAGGCTCTCCAAG